The following coding sequences lie in one Polluticoccus soli genomic window:
- a CDS encoding molybdopterin-dependent oxidoreductase has product MKHAALTLLAIIILSALQGCGPEAKPVDYAKEEQRIHDSIENQMVVTPGKKPLRLLTERPYNLETPLKYFQLDLTPNDVFFIRWHLPTPPEAVSEDTFRLRIHGNTSRPLALSMHDLRTKFTPYKMVAVCACSGNARSLFKPGVPGAQWVNGGMGNAEWTGVKLKDILAMAGARPGSKFVSFNGLDQPVFPSTPDFVKSLEYSHAIGGEVMVAYEMNGEPLPLLNGYPLKLVVPGWYATYWVKMLSDITVHRDSFKGFWMDKAYLVPRNSRNGNEQPKALAKDMVPINKLDVRSIFVSPDSGTILRPGRTYELQGLAMDDGTGIVKVEISNNKGKTWTEAKLDPSLGKYSWRRWRYNFTPSVVGPVEFVVKATNAAGDTQPWHQWNRSGYMRNEIESLTLTVAK; this is encoded by the coding sequence ATGAAGCACGCAGCACTCACATTACTTGCAATAATAATACTATCAGCACTCCAGGGGTGTGGCCCCGAGGCGAAGCCTGTTGATTATGCAAAAGAAGAGCAGCGGATACATGATTCCATCGAAAATCAAATGGTAGTCACGCCGGGGAAGAAACCGTTGCGCCTGCTTACCGAACGCCCTTATAATCTTGAAACACCCCTCAAGTATTTCCAGCTCGATCTGACCCCCAATGATGTCTTCTTTATTCGCTGGCATTTGCCTACACCGCCGGAGGCGGTAAGCGAGGACACATTCAGGCTGCGTATCCACGGCAATACAAGCAGGCCACTTGCGCTCAGCATGCACGACCTCAGAACGAAGTTCACTCCCTACAAAATGGTGGCAGTTTGTGCCTGCTCTGGCAATGCCCGCAGCCTGTTCAAGCCCGGGGTACCCGGGGCACAATGGGTAAACGGTGGCATGGGCAATGCTGAATGGACAGGTGTAAAGCTCAAAGACATACTTGCTATGGCAGGTGCCAGGCCGGGCTCAAAGTTCGTTTCTTTCAACGGCCTCGACCAGCCTGTGTTCCCCTCTACTCCCGATTTTGTGAAGTCACTGGAATATAGCCATGCCATAGGCGGCGAAGTAATGGTAGCCTATGAGATGAATGGCGAACCGCTCCCGTTGCTAAACGGGTATCCGTTAAAATTGGTAGTGCCCGGATGGTATGCCACTTACTGGGTAAAAATGTTGAGCGACATCACTGTTCACAGGGATTCTTTTAAAGGCTTTTGGATGGACAAGGCCTATTTGGTACCCCGCAACAGTCGTAACGGAAATGAACAACCGAAGGCACTGGCCAAAGACATGGTGCCCATTAATAAACTGGACGTGCGCTCCATATTTGTTTCGCCCGACTCCGGTACGATACTGCGACCCGGCAGAACCTACGAATTGCAGGGGCTGGCAATGGACGATGGTACCGGCATAGTTAAAGTAGAGATCAGCAACAATAAGGGTAAGACCTGGACCGAGGCAAAACTTGACCCTTCTTTAGGCAAATACTCCTGGCGGCGTTGGAGGTATAACTTCACCCCGTCGGTTGTTGGACCTGTTGAATTTGTGGTAAAGGCTACCAATGCCGCAGGCGATACGCAACCCTGGCACCAGTGGAACAGGAGTGGTTATATGAGGAACGAAATTGAATCACTGACCTTAACCGTAGCAAAATGA
- a CDS encoding helix-turn-helix domain-containing protein has product MPIIVNLDVMMARRKMSLTELSEKVGVSIVNLSILKQSKGKAIRFSTLEAICNTLNCQPGDILEYQYAVVES; this is encoded by the coding sequence ATGCCAATAATCGTAAACCTGGATGTAATGATGGCACGCCGAAAAATGAGTCTCACAGAATTGTCTGAAAAGGTTGGTGTTTCCATTGTCAACCTTTCCATCCTGAAACAGAGCAAAGGAAAGGCAATTAGGTTCTCTACTTTGGAAGCCATTTGTAACACACTTAATTGCCAGCCTGGAGATATTCTCGAGTATCAGTATGCTGTTGTTGAAAGCTAA
- a CDS encoding serine hydrolase, producing MRQVFFLFLLLLSFTHIQAQPITSVGIDSLVERTLKAFDVPGIAVAVVKDGKLVHSKGYGVRSLKTGKPVDENTMFCIASNSKAFTAAALAILVDEGKIKWDDKVREYIPEFMMYDPYVTEAFTIRDLLTHRSGLGLGAGDLMMFPDSSNFTVNDIIHNLRYLKPVSGFRSKYDYDNNLYVVAGEVVARVSGKSWGEFVEQRIFEPLGMSGSASSFAGLKNKTNVVDPHSKVNGTVQVIRRNQIPVAQAAGGIYSNISELSKWVTLQLAHGKLGNGKRLFSETVHEEMWTPQTIVPAGAPGRYNTHFAAYGLGFFINDVKGYKQLSHTGGIDGMVTQITMLPELGLGIIVLTNQEEGSAFRAITNQIKDSYLGLNGTDHVAELAAKRRDALKKATGITDSIWRMVDAASKTTQPDFNQVAGTYEDPWFGEVTIKMKNGKPWFESARSPFISGELLYLKGNTYVARWTKRNMDADAYVNFVLDEAGKAKGMTMHAISPLTDFSYDFHDLDFKRKEIKSEEPQRKI from the coding sequence ATGCGCCAGGTTTTTTTCCTGTTTCTTTTACTATTGTCATTTACGCATATCCAGGCACAGCCTATTACAAGTGTGGGTATAGATTCGCTTGTGGAGCGGACACTTAAAGCCTTTGATGTGCCCGGCATTGCTGTTGCGGTGGTCAAGGACGGGAAACTGGTACATTCAAAGGGGTATGGCGTGCGCAGCCTGAAAACCGGGAAGCCTGTAGATGAAAATACCATGTTTTGCATAGCGAGCAACAGTAAGGCTTTTACGGCGGCGGCGCTGGCTATATTGGTTGATGAAGGAAAGATCAAATGGGACGATAAAGTAAGGGAGTATATACCTGAGTTCATGATGTACGACCCTTACGTTACTGAGGCATTTACTATACGCGACCTGCTCACCCACAGGAGCGGTTTAGGTCTCGGCGCCGGCGACCTGATGATGTTCCCGGATTCAAGCAATTTTACCGTCAACGACATCATACACAACCTGAGATACCTTAAACCGGTATCTGGTTTCCGGTCTAAGTACGACTACGATAATAACCTTTATGTGGTGGCCGGGGAAGTGGTTGCAAGGGTGAGCGGAAAAAGCTGGGGCGAGTTTGTAGAACAAAGGATATTTGAGCCATTGGGCATGTCCGGCTCAGCTTCTTCGTTTGCCGGTCTGAAAAATAAAACCAATGTGGTTGATCCGCATTCTAAAGTAAACGGGACCGTGCAGGTGATACGCAGAAACCAGATCCCTGTTGCCCAGGCTGCGGGCGGGATCTATTCCAACATCAGCGAGCTGAGTAAATGGGTGACCCTGCAACTGGCACATGGCAAACTCGGTAACGGAAAACGGTTATTCTCAGAAACCGTTCATGAAGAAATGTGGACACCTCAAACCATAGTGCCGGCCGGTGCCCCGGGGCGTTACAACACTCATTTCGCGGCGTATGGTTTAGGATTCTTCATCAACGATGTAAAGGGGTACAAACAATTAAGTCATACAGGGGGCATAGATGGCATGGTGACACAAATAACAATGCTGCCTGAACTCGGATTGGGCATCATTGTGCTCACCAACCAGGAAGAAGGAAGCGCATTCCGTGCCATTACCAACCAAATCAAGGACAGCTACCTTGGCCTCAACGGCACAGACCATGTGGCAGAGCTCGCGGCCAAAAGACGTGACGCGCTGAAAAAAGCAACCGGTATTACAGATTCCATTTGGCGCATGGTTGATGCTGCTAGCAAAACAACTCAGCCGGACTTCAACCAGGTTGCGGGAACTTATGAGGACCCCTGGTTTGGTGAGGTTACGATTAAAATGAAAAACGGTAAACCCTGGTTTGAATCGGCCCGCTCTCCATTTATCTCTGGTGAATTATTGTACCTGAAGGGCAATACCTATGTTGCGCGGTGGACAAAGCGCAATATGGATGCCGATGCGTATGTGAACTTTGTATTAGACGAAGCGGGTAAAGCTAAGGGAATGACGATGCATGCAATATCGCCGCTTACAGATTTTAGTTACGACTTTCATGATCTTGATTTTAAAAGGAAAGAGATAAAAAGCGAGGAGCCGCAAAGAAAGATATAG
- a CDS encoding response regulator transcription factor, translating to MERILLVEDDATINQNIRETLSAESFEVDHVFDGGLADRLLKKNKYDCIILDINLPNKTGYAICKDFRQHNTVTPILILTAFDELEDKVQGYDSGADDYLTKPFYMKELVLRVNALLKRSKKSEGTEIAGGKLLADDIIIDTARGIVTRQGTEIILTPREFQILVRLVSSKGELVSKRDLVKEIWGTSFDSNTNTVEVYINFLRKKLDKPFGKDSIKTKIGFGYYFDEH from the coding sequence ATGGAACGGATACTTTTGGTAGAAGATGATGCTACCATAAATCAAAATATCAGGGAAACGCTTAGTGCGGAATCTTTTGAGGTTGACCATGTATTTGATGGCGGCCTGGCCGATCGCCTGCTTAAGAAAAACAAATACGATTGTATCATACTGGACATAAACCTGCCCAACAAAACAGGATATGCCATCTGCAAAGACTTCAGGCAGCACAACACTGTAACCCCCATTCTTATCCTTACTGCCTTCGACGAACTGGAGGACAAGGTACAAGGTTATGACAGCGGCGCCGACGATTATCTCACCAAGCCATTCTACATGAAAGAGCTGGTGCTTCGCGTGAATGCATTATTGAAACGAAGCAAGAAAAGCGAGGGAACGGAAATAGCAGGCGGGAAATTATTAGCTGATGACATAATAATAGATACCGCCCGCGGCATAGTAACACGACAGGGAACAGAGATAATACTTACACCACGCGAGTTCCAGATATTGGTAAGGCTTGTTTCTTCAAAAGGCGAACTTGTATCCAAAAGAGACCTTGTGAAAGAAATATGGGGCACGTCTTTCGACTCCAATACAAATACAGTTGAAGTATACATTAACTTCCTGCGCAAAAAGCTTGACAAACCCTTTGGTAAAGATTCCATAAAAACCAAGATCGGCTTCGGTTATTATTTCGATGAGCATTAG
- a CDS encoding terminase small subunit: MNMNQHSFVCELLRHGNKCEAYKTAYRPQNENPRSIESAANRLMKNPEVSAAITEAQERMLEEARQELKEKYVAELLTVQRKRELLAQIAEGKWMEQPPPDHIEGQRVPVMVPTLKERLKAIDMDNRMDGSYRATAQNQATETGELPRAQNETELIPPAREKDKTQQNTTKQPVKVPAAIYVPVTNNKIEKPAIEPQVVPPAPYLNTPRFPAENNKTQQTRGLRTVRQI, encoded by the coding sequence ATGAACATGAATCAACACAGCTTTGTGTGCGAGCTGCTGCGGCACGGCAACAAATGCGAGGCCTATAAAACGGCCTACAGACCTCAAAATGAAAATCCCCGTTCTATCGAGTCGGCAGCCAACAGGCTGATGAAGAATCCCGAAGTATCAGCAGCGATTACAGAGGCGCAGGAGCGGATGCTGGAAGAAGCGCGGCAGGAGCTAAAAGAAAAATACGTGGCCGAGCTGCTGACCGTGCAGCGAAAGCGTGAGCTGCTGGCGCAGATAGCCGAAGGCAAATGGATGGAACAACCACCTCCTGATCATATAGAAGGTCAGCGCGTACCTGTAATGGTGCCCACCCTTAAAGAAAGGCTGAAGGCAATAGACATGGACAACCGCATGGATGGCAGCTATCGTGCAACGGCACAAAACCAGGCTACAGAAACTGGTGAGCTACCGCGTGCACAAAATGAAACGGAACTCATACCGCCTGCCCGTGAAAAAGATAAAACGCAACAAAACACAACAAAGCAGCCTGTAAAGGTTCCGGCAGCTATCTATGTGCCGGTAACAAACAATAAAATAGAAAAGCCCGCCATAGAACCGCAGGTAGTGCCTCCGGCCCCGTATCTTAATACACCGCGATTTCCCGCAGAAAACAACAAAACGCAACAAACCCGTGGGTTACGAACCGTCCGGCAGATATGA
- a CDS encoding S8 family peptidase has product MKLSALLLSFIALALVTVTGCRKEPKPDQTDVVKNTTGNEDEPSFKRTIPVGASVANEVIMKFKSDVSDDIKQSIFRALGAEVKEHIVTAAMEHSGDKDGIYFLHVPVSVEEAIARLKQQDGVAYAEPNFIYTYGAVSNDPYYTGGSLWGMYGASSSPANQYGCHAAAAWLEGHTGSSSVVVGIIDEGIFKDHEDLKANCWVNPYETVNGKDDDGNGYKDDVNGWNFVGNNNQIYELRRDDHGTHVAGTIGGIGGNGKGVAGVCWNVKMISAKFLGQNGGTLADAVKAVDYITDMKTRHNMRIVATNNSWGGGGYSQALKDAIDRANEANILFVAAAGNSSSDNDVSASYPSNYNSSNVIAVAAITSTGTLAYFSSYGATQVDLGAPGSAVFSSVPTVVGKNAKSAYASYSGTSMATPHVTGAAALYASTHPAATAADIKAAILGNVKPTSSLAGKCVSGGRLNVTGF; this is encoded by the coding sequence ATGAAACTATCAGCATTACTATTGAGTTTTATTGCACTCGCCCTGGTAACCGTTACCGGTTGCCGCAAAGAACCTAAGCCAGACCAAACCGATGTTGTGAAGAATACTACCGGCAACGAAGACGAGCCTAGCTTTAAACGCACAATACCCGTTGGCGCATCAGTGGCCAACGAAGTGATAATGAAATTTAAAAGCGATGTGTCTGATGATATAAAGCAAAGTATCTTCCGTGCTTTGGGCGCCGAAGTGAAGGAGCATATCGTAACGGCTGCCATGGAACATTCGGGCGATAAAGACGGGATCTACTTCCTGCATGTGCCTGTTTCCGTCGAGGAAGCCATAGCACGTTTGAAACAGCAGGATGGCGTGGCCTATGCCGAGCCTAATTTCATATATACATATGGGGCTGTTTCCAACGACCCCTATTACACCGGCGGATCGCTATGGGGTATGTATGGTGCATCCTCATCACCCGCCAATCAGTATGGCTGCCATGCGGCCGCTGCGTGGCTGGAGGGACATACAGGCTCTTCATCGGTAGTGGTGGGTATTATTGATGAAGGCATCTTTAAAGACCATGAAGACCTGAAAGCCAACTGCTGGGTAAATCCATACGAAACTGTAAACGGCAAAGACGACGATGGCAATGGATATAAAGACGATGTGAACGGATGGAATTTTGTTGGCAACAACAACCAGATATACGAATTGAGGCGCGATGACCATGGCACACACGTAGCAGGCACCATTGGTGGCATTGGCGGCAACGGTAAGGGTGTGGCAGGCGTTTGCTGGAATGTAAAAATGATCTCGGCCAAGTTCCTGGGCCAGAACGGGGGTACCCTGGCCGACGCGGTAAAGGCGGTAGATTATATCACTGACATGAAGACAAGACACAATATGCGTATTGTGGCTACCAACAACTCCTGGGGTGGCGGCGGTTATTCGCAAGCTCTGAAAGATGCTATCGATAGGGCCAATGAAGCCAATATCTTATTTGTTGCGGCGGCAGGCAATAGCAGCTCCGATAACGATGTCTCTGCCAGTTACCCATCGAACTACAACAGCAGTAATGTGATAGCAGTGGCTGCTATTACGTCCACGGGGACGCTCGCCTATTTCTCCAGTTATGGCGCTACGCAGGTAGACCTTGGGGCTCCGGGTTCAGCGGTGTTTTCCAGCGTACCTACCGTTGTAGGAAAGAATGCTAAATCGGCTTATGCCTCATACAGTGGTACTTCAATGGCTACCCCGCATGTAACAGGTGCGGCTGCATTGTATGCTTCCACCCACCCTGCTGCTACGGCCGCTGATATTAAAGCCGCCATACTGGGTAATGTAAAACCGACATCGTCGCTGGCAGGAAAATGTGTTAGTGGTGGCAGGTTGAATGTAACAGGGTTTTAG
- a CDS encoding tyrosine-type recombinase/integrase produces the protein MAKTDNTKPGSVYPFLDMRTPMANSPLWPVKLTVNIKGQQFRVGLKLYSTQDVFDKAIAGKGGMPKEAKILKDEIDKYLEKAKTILKDYPNANKAKFIKLFKSEASLQTGGKSQLSTLFQDKIDELIAEDNAGSKSFYEEALKVFCKFRKNPCIEDVDVAWLKAFKAWYMKGGNSKATVQIHLRSLRHIYNRAIKAGVVPVGLYPFKEYKIGTTSKSKDVIYPEQIKQLLTFQTNVYGQKRAKDYWFFLYLSSGMNIKDALSLKGENLKGDVIRFVRSKTSETKADVEEIIVYLHPMAKEILQRWGDPNTDDYLFPCFRGSKSDIERKHRKDVFARCLNRSLREIGEELGFEVNLITNLARHSFATKLNIDGFDTSMIKDSMGHSSTRVTEHYMKTLPLNKYKKISDNLLDFSNE, from the coding sequence ATGGCGAAGACAGATAATACGAAACCCGGCAGCGTCTATCCGTTCCTGGATATGAGGACACCAATGGCTAACAGTCCTCTTTGGCCTGTCAAGCTCACGGTTAATATAAAAGGGCAACAGTTCAGGGTTGGTCTGAAGCTGTACAGTACGCAGGATGTATTTGATAAAGCAATAGCTGGGAAAGGTGGGATGCCGAAGGAAGCAAAGATTTTAAAGGATGAGATTGATAAGTACCTGGAGAAGGCCAAGACCATTCTCAAGGACTATCCGAATGCCAATAAGGCCAAGTTTATCAAGCTATTCAAGTCTGAAGCTTCTCTTCAGACCGGAGGTAAATCGCAGTTATCAACTCTGTTTCAGGATAAGATCGATGAACTAATTGCTGAAGATAATGCCGGAAGTAAAAGTTTTTATGAGGAGGCCCTGAAAGTGTTCTGCAAGTTCAGGAAGAACCCTTGCATTGAAGACGTAGACGTTGCCTGGTTAAAGGCATTCAAGGCATGGTACATGAAAGGAGGCAATTCAAAAGCAACTGTTCAAATCCATTTGAGAAGCCTGAGACATATATACAATAGGGCAATCAAGGCTGGAGTGGTGCCGGTTGGTTTATATCCGTTCAAGGAATACAAGATCGGCACGACATCAAAGTCCAAGGATGTGATATATCCCGAACAAATCAAGCAACTATTGACCTTCCAAACCAATGTTTACGGGCAGAAGCGTGCTAAAGATTACTGGTTCTTCCTGTACTTATCATCAGGCATGAACATCAAGGATGCGCTGAGTCTAAAAGGGGAAAATCTGAAAGGTGATGTGATAAGGTTTGTTCGTTCCAAGACGAGTGAGACTAAAGCTGACGTCGAAGAGATCATCGTTTACCTCCATCCTATGGCTAAGGAGATATTGCAACGATGGGGTGACCCTAATACCGATGATTACCTCTTCCCTTGTTTTAGGGGTTCTAAATCAGATATAGAAAGGAAACATCGTAAAGACGTTTTTGCAAGATGCCTGAACAGGTCACTACGTGAAATAGGAGAGGAACTTGGTTTTGAAGTAAACCTGATAACCAACTTGGCAAGGCACTCTTTCGCGACAAAGCTGAATATTGATGGGTTCGATACCTCGATGATTAAGGACTCCATGGGCCACTCATCAACGCGGGTAACTGAGCATTACATGAAGACGCTACCGCTGAATAAGTACAAAAAAATATCTGATAATCTGCTAGACTTTTCAAATGAATAA